A single genomic interval of Streptomyces sp. BA2 harbors:
- a CDS encoding RICIN domain-containing protein, which yields MSLAARLRGRSDGESDQPIALLLARHWRATYDYSAICLASWSSSASMVATASFHQMLGHMASSEPGGALRPYLLVTVRETVRGWTVDERISALMPELRKPTGGRGMRAATSMTAEKRRLAARSFWALPGVAQCLLWHTAVEAEHISIPAGLSGLSADLAADALVQAREQFRTGIVRGHRELAPTKECPLYNRILDVTIRRGGTLLPDVQEHLSSCRHCTDVADQLGHVDGELGTLLAEAVLGWGARRYLESRPGRGGAARRGGVTPGRGGRHAGSGGRHRPPSPVPTPSRILLPGGTLASARTHSTALRTGAALGAAALLATVLVITLSSGDDSGGGGAAPPAGIGGMTGMTGSRDARPSADPDAPSAGASAPTSAPTSAGYPGGSDQGRLRNVAADLCLDVRGKVKPGAEAKLAKCSAAASQQWSYDKNGLLSSATRPQLCLDSHRADGVIVVGACVAPSAARADEVRYDLTVLGELLPRWHEGLAVAPASSRKGADVVVKVRDGSPEQRWMLDSSTANPNSRSIKGRGDPSLKPGNGAPRERRPGPTEDEGRGEGERGNGAKGKDRRSAPDSTRRGEVAERHAERYAEADCCAGPESFGPKLPGERPRSPAVRAGVLDGVPSGEGGRKAAR from the coding sequence ATGAGCCTCGCCGCCCGACTGCGAGGCCGCTCGGACGGGGAGTCGGACCAGCCCATCGCCCTCCTGCTCGCGCGGCACTGGCGAGCGACGTACGACTACTCCGCCATCTGCCTTGCCAGTTGGTCGAGTTCGGCCTCGATGGTCGCCACGGCTTCCTTCCATCAGATGCTCGGACACATGGCGAGCAGTGAGCCGGGCGGGGCGCTGCGCCCGTATCTCCTGGTGACCGTCCGGGAGACGGTCAGGGGATGGACCGTCGACGAGCGCATATCCGCCCTCATGCCGGAACTCCGCAAACCCACCGGTGGCCGCGGTATGCGGGCGGCAACCTCCATGACAGCCGAAAAGCGGCGACTCGCCGCACGCTCCTTCTGGGCGCTTCCCGGAGTTGCCCAGTGTCTGCTGTGGCACACCGCGGTCGAGGCCGAGCACATATCCATACCCGCTGGTTTGTCGGGCTTGAGTGCCGACCTCGCGGCCGACGCGCTCGTGCAGGCGCGTGAGCAATTCCGGACAGGCATCGTTCGCGGTCACCGTGAACTCGCGCCGACCAAGGAATGCCCCCTCTACAACCGAATCCTCGACGTCACGATTCGCCGCGGTGGCACCCTGCTGCCCGATGTACAGGAGCACCTGTCGTCGTGCCGGCATTGCACTGATGTCGCCGACCAACTCGGCCATGTCGACGGCGAGTTGGGGACTCTTCTCGCCGAAGCGGTACTCGGCTGGGGAGCCCGTCGCTACCTGGAGTCGCGGCCAGGGCGCGGGGGCGCCGCGAGGCGTGGCGGAGTAACCCCCGGACGCGGCGGCAGGCACGCGGGCAGCGGCGGACGCCATCGTCCACCGTCCCCCGTCCCCACGCCGTCCCGCATCCTCCTGCCGGGCGGCACGCTCGCGTCGGCGCGCACGCACTCCACGGCGTTGCGCACGGGAGCGGCGCTGGGGGCGGCGGCCCTGCTCGCCACCGTCCTCGTCATCACGCTCTCGTCGGGGGACGACAGCGGCGGTGGCGGGGCGGCGCCCCCGGCGGGAATAGGGGGAATGACCGGCATGACGGGAAGCCGTGACGCCCGCCCGAGCGCGGATCCCGATGCGCCATCCGCCGGCGCTTCCGCGCCCACGTCCGCGCCCACATCCGCGGGGTACCCCGGCGGCTCCGACCAGGGCAGACTCCGCAATGTAGCGGCGGACCTGTGCCTCGACGTCCGGGGCAAGGTGAAGCCCGGCGCCGAGGCGAAGCTGGCGAAGTGCTCTGCCGCGGCGAGCCAGCAGTGGTCGTACGACAAGAACGGACTGCTGAGCAGCGCCACTCGTCCTCAACTCTGCCTCGACTCCCACCGCGCCGACGGCGTGATCGTCGTCGGTGCGTGTGTGGCACCTTCGGCCGCGCGTGCCGACGAGGTGCGCTACGACCTGACTGTGCTGGGGGAGTTGCTTCCGCGATGGCACGAAGGTCTTGCGGTCGCGCCTGCCTCGTCACGCAAGGGTGCGGATGTCGTGGTCAAGGTCCGTGACGGATCTCCGGAGCAGCGATGGATGCTCGACTCCTCGACGGCCAACCCGAATTCCCGGTCGATCAAAGGGAGAGGCGATCCCTCCTTGAAGCCCGGCAACGGCGCGCCGCGCGAGCGGAGGCCGGGGCCTACGGAGGACGAAGGGAGGGGCGAAGGAGAAAGGGGAAACGGCGCGAAGGGCAAGGACCGGCGGTCCGCGCCGGACTCGACTCGGCGCGGCGAGGTGGCGGAGCGGCATGCGGAGCGGTACGCCGAAGCCGACTGCTGTGCCGGTCCCGAGTCGTTCGGGCCGAAGCTTCCTGGTGAGCGCCCCCGTTCTCCTGCGGTACGAGCGGGAGTTCTGGACGGAGTGCCATCGGGTGAGGGCGGCAGGAAGGCCGCTCGGTGA